The Paenibacillus dendritiformis region GATATGCGCCGCCCATCAATATGATTTCTTTAATTTTAGGCACGATTCTTGGTTCTCTGCGAATCGCCATTCCGATATTCGTTAACGGACCGGTCGGTACTAAGGTTATATCCCCTTCCGAGTTCATAAGCAGCTCAATGATTAGATCTACCGCATGCCGCGTATCCAATTCAAGAGTAGGTTCGCCAAAGCTCGGACCATCCATCCCTGTCTCACCATGAATCGCATCGGCTATTACCTGCTTTCTAATCATCGGCTCAGCCATACCAGCCGCAATTGGCACATCGCGGATATCAAGATAGGAGCAGATATGTACAGCATTCCTGGCCGTTTTCTCCAGGGTTTGATTTCCCGCCACAATCGTTATGGCCAGCAAGTCAAAAATGGGGTACTTGGCAGCCAGCATAATGGCAATCGCATCATCGTGTCCCGGATCACAGTCAAGAATAATCTTCTTTTTCATACCTTCTGCCATAGTTTCACTCTCCCATTGTTTGTTTTTATAAAACACCTCTTTGCGAATTATTAACTTATGAATGATACATCTTACCCTTCAGGACGGTATAGTATAATATGCAGGCTTACAGATGGATATCAAGAAAGCAAAAGTGAAAATTGTGAATATTCGAGCAGCCACGGAAAGAGTTCATATCCTTGGATTTGCTTCCTTGTACTTGCCCGATAACTTTATTCACAATTTTTTTGTTCATCCCGATTTTTTAAAAAGGGGTGTTGGCCATCTGCTGCTGGATGCCTCCATAGTACAAATGAATACACCCGTACGATTGAAGTGCTTATCCGAAAATCACAACGTGATGAAGTTTTATGAGAAGAACGGATGGAAAAAAGTCGTGGAAGAAGAAAGGCTGAGGGAAAAATATTGGGTTATGGCATAGGAATAAAGAAGAAAAAAGCTGAAGCACGTTTCGAGAAGAGCCGTTGAGGACCAAACTCCTCCGGCTCTTTTGTTATTCATCGGCGAAATCAACGGCACCAAAACTCGGCTAAAGAACTGAAGAAAATAAGATAATTTAAATTTATTGGAATTTTTTCATGTAATTAATGATACAATAATTTACAGATAAAGTAATTTTATTCCGTTAAATGAAAACGTTCTTCTTGATAGTCCTAACGATAGCAACAAAAAAAGAAACGATGGAGAGGTGAAAAGGCGAGAACCGTATACTGTCGCTATCGTTAATGAACTATAAATTATTGAAGGAGGATGTTACCATGAAAAAAAGATTTTTTTCCTTGTCGTTAACTCTGTTTTTTGCTATTGTTTCCCTTCTCTTTCCATTCTCTGCCGCAAATGTAGAAGCTAAAGGGGTAAGCGGCACAATCACAATCAACAACGAAAAGTACAAATACATCGAAGAATCTTTTGGAAAAAACCGGGGAATCACATTCAATCCGGGGAGTCACACGTATAAAATCACTCCCAATCCACATGACAATCCGAAATACAATAAAAAGCAGGTTCAATTCTATGAAGAGATTGCAAAAGGGGTCAAAGCCCAAGTAGAAAAGTCCGGGTGGAAAGATACCTTTACGGGCATAAATGCGTTGGGCGAAACCTATACATTAAGCCCTCGTTAAGTCAAGTCCCAATCACGGTCTTAGGATGCGCCCATTAACCGATCCCGTGTGCAAGGGAATCAAAAGCCCCGGAACGCTCCGGGGCTGTGACTATGTTCAACCAAACGCTGGCCCCCCCCCACCCTGGCCCAATGATGAGTTCCAGCCCAAAATAAAGAAAAACCCTTAATCACAAAGGGTTCAATGGTTACTAAGTATGGTGCGGTCAAGAGGACTCGAACCTCCACGGGTGTTACCCCACTAGAACCTGAATCTAGCGCGTCTGCCAATTCCGCCATGACCGCATATGCATGTTATGTAATGTTCCTGTCAAAGTCGTTAACATCGCCTCAACAATCATTAGTATAGCCTATCTAACATCTCATGTCAAGCATGAAACACATGAAATATTATTCTTCTGTGAAAATATCTCCCGGTGCGCAGCAGAGAAGAACCACGCGCGGAGAACGTGGTTCTTCGTCTTAGCGGAAGCCTTTCATGCCCTCATCCTGACCGCTTCTCCCCACCGATTGGCTTGCCGTTCATTGGAAAGACATCCGGTTCAATGCCGCATGGCCTTCATGCGGCGGCTTCACGAACCGGCAGCAATAGGGAAGATCGCGCCCAGAACCATGGCGCCGATAATCGCGCCGCCGGCAATCGGCTTTTTGAAGTAATAAAAAATGCCTGCGCCGATCGTCGCGCCGATCCCGACCGGAATCGAGGCCATGACGGCCGATATGACGATGAGCGGCCCCAAGTAACGGCCTGCGGCGTTGCCTGCTCCCATCATGACGTCCGCCCCGAAGGTGGAATTCGCCGCGTTGATCGTAAATTTGCGGATCATAATAATGACCGAACCGACGAGGGCGCCCAGCCCGGCTCCCGTAACGAGCGCGAGCGGAAACGAAGTAAGCGGAGCGGTAATGCCAGCCCCGAGCATCAACGCCGGAACGCCGATGCCGATACCCGTCTGCAGCGCGCCGCCGATATCCAAGATGCCAACGAGCGGGCCCTCGAGAATGCGAGCGAACAAGAAGCTTGCGCCGAAGGCTGCGGCCGCGCCATAACTGCCGCCCTTCATGCCCGCCTCCAGCAGCGCCACAATCGCAATATCGTTGAATGCGCCCACATGATAGACATAATAGAGATGCGTCCCCGCAAAAATGCCGGAAGACAAGCAGGCGACAAACCAGACGAACGCCCATTCCGAATACCAAAAGCCTTGTTTTGCCGTCTCCATGCTAACGAACCTCCGATCCGAAAAATGCATGCAGATCAATAAGCCACTGCGGAATGTTCTCCACATGCAAGCTGTGGAGGAGTTGAACATCGAAGCCGCGGAAGAAAGCGCTCAATGTGAATAATAGCACAATCGCCGCGACAAGCGTCTTCGTAATGCGGTTCCAGCCGCTGTCGTCCAAGCCTTTGCCGACCAGTATCCCCAGCACAAGCCCCGGCACGGCATTGCCCATAATCAGGTGAGCGAATCCGCCGAGCACCGTCGCCCACAGTCCCGGGCGCTTGCCGGCGTCCATTGCCGCGGTCCAGAACACGATCGGCATAATCGGATTAATGAGCCAATTTGCCGCCGGGACCAGCACTTGCGTCGCAACGGCTTGCAGCGATGCCGGAATGGCTGCTGCCGTGGAATTCAACAGAGGCACGAGGATAGCGCCGACCAGCGCTCCGGCATACGCCATTTTTTTCGGATTGTGCAGCGTATCCTCCACATTTTTATTGCGAATCATCAGGAGCGCGGCCGACCAGTTCGGAATGATGCGGTGATCCACATCCTGCGTCAGTCCGCCCGCGCCGACAACGGACGCCCATGCGTTGAACAGAAAGCCGAGTCCGAAAGAGAAGTGCGCCACGGGGTCGCCTTCGCATGCATTCAACTCGCCGAATGTGCGGAACGCTCCCATGCCTTGCACCTTCGGGGCGTGGAACATGCGCGCCGCGCCAGCCCCAACGCCGTACCCGACCAACAGGCCGATAATGATCGATTCCACAATAATCGTAACGGTTTCCATTGGAGTCCTCCCCACTCGGATGTAATGCTTGCAGACTGATATTACCGTACTACCGAAGATGAAGAATGCGCTGGGGCGGGGACAACGATTCCGTCTGCTGCTCGAACGCGATTTCGTCCAGCTTTACGGCGCGGATTTTAATATGAATGCGAACTCGAACCTCGTAGCGCGCCCTTACTCTCGGAAAAAACAGCCCCAAAAAGCGTTCCGTATATCGTGTCTCCTTCGCCGACAGCACTTCGACATTTTGCGGCTCAATCTGCAGCAGCACATCGGGAAGCTCCTGCGTGAGCTTCCTCTTCATGGCGGAGAGCGCCTGCTGGAATGCCGCACCCTTCGACTCGCCCTTCCCTTCGATATCGATCTTCTGCTCCCATACGTGAAACATGCCGCCTCACCCCTTATATAGCTGAATATAGGCTTCTGTCAGCCTTCGGCCCAGTTCCTCCACATCCATGAAGCCGAAGCCAATCACCTTCTTGCCTTCCCGAATGGCCGTAACGCCCGCATCAATGGAACGCAGGCCGAATTCCATCGGATACTTATATTTCGTGTTGGCCGTAACCGCTCCGGCTCCCCCGCTGCCGCAGAACGAGATGCCGAAGTCCGCCTGCTCCGCGTGCATCACGTCGCCGACCTTCATGTCCGCCCCGACGCCCGGGATCAGGATCGCTTCCCCGCCGGCCGCCTCTACTCCCTTCGCCACTTGCTGTCCTTTGCCCAGGCGATCTCCAATCACGACTTTCACTTTGTTCTCCATCGTCTTCACCTCTTCTTATTGATTCCTGGCCGCTTCGAAATGAACCGTCAAATAAAAAACTTCCGCATCATCAATCGCTTTCTCCGCGAGTTCCCCGTAACTTCGCAGCGTGCAGCGACTTAGCTTCGCCAGTTCCGGACTCACCTCGTCCAACATCGATTCCTCCAGCTCGGGCAGTGACTCTTCTTGCTTCCGTCTGCGCGCGAACCCGAGCAAATGGATGGCAATGACGAGCAGGCGGTCATCCGTCAGCGGCAAGCCGATCCGTTCACTCCCTGCCAGCAGGCAGTGAAGCATCGGTCGCAACTCTTCCAGTTCGTCTGGATCTGCCTTCGTCTTGGCAGGGATATCATGAAGTATTCGTTCGATTCTGTCCATCTGTTGATCGCTCTCCATCATTCAAGTTGTCGTTACATGGTTCCAAATATCGGAGAATGGCAAAAACCTCTCCCTCTGAAGCGCTTACATTTCGTTCTCTAAGCATCTGTTCGATCTCTTCCTTTATCGCCCGCCGCGCTTCATCCAGTATCGGAAGCTCTTTGCTGTCCGCGAAGGATCGGCCGCATGCGGCCCGGTTCACCATGAACATCATGTGAAGCCGCAGCCCTTCCTCCCGTTCCTCCGACAGATAGCGCTTGAAGCGCGCGATGACGGCTCTCGACAACTCATAGCCCGTATAGATCACATCGCGAATCCGGCTTTCCAGCTCCGTATCATGGCAAGGATGCGCCTTCGCTTCGCCGAAGATATGCCCGCTCCCGCCCTCCATGCGTACCGCGCCCCGGCGCAGCCGGCCAAGCTGCATGCGAATCGCCTCGATATCCCTGACTCCCGGAATCGAATGGACGACGACGACCGGAACTTCGGCCGATACGGGCAAATTGCTGATGATCAAATCGACTTCGATGTTCTGCAGCACCTTCTTGACATCCATCACCGAGCAAGTGGCGACGAACCGGATATGCTTCAGCTCGCTCTCGATAACCGTGGTGAGCAGTTGGGCCATGCCTCTCCCTGTGCCGCACACGGCCAGCGCTCTCCACCGGTGCTGATCGATCCGGCGCTCATACGCCGTCTGGAAATGCAGGACAATGAACGCAATATCCGCATCGGTCAGGAAAATCTGATGTTCGCGGAGCACGTTCATGCACGCCGCCTTGACATGCCGGAACATCGTTCTATACTTCACCATCACATCCTTCGTCAGCGGATTCGGATCGGCAACCCCCAAGCTATGCTTCGAGATGCGGCTCGACATATGTGCAAACAGACTGTCCACCAGA contains the following coding sequences:
- a CDS encoding SFCGS family glycine-rich protein, coding for MENKVKVVIGDRLGKGQQVAKGVEAAGGEAILIPGVGADMKVGDVMHAEQADFGISFCGSGGAGAVTANTKYKYPMEFGLRSIDAGVTAIREGKKVIGFGFMDVEELGRRLTEAYIQLYKG
- a CDS encoding DUF4311 domain-containing protein; the encoded protein is METVTIIVESIIIGLLVGYGVGAGAARMFHAPKVQGMGAFRTFGELNACEGDPVAHFSFGLGFLFNAWASVVGAGGLTQDVDHRIIPNWSAALLMIRNKNVEDTLHNPKKMAYAGALVGAILVPLLNSTAAAIPASLQAVATQVLVPAANWLINPIMPIVFWTAAMDAGKRPGLWATVLGGFAHLIMGNAVPGLVLGILVGKGLDDSGWNRITKTLVAAIVLLFTLSAFFRGFDVQLLHSLHVENIPQWLIDLHAFFGSEVR
- a CDS encoding nucleoside hydrolase, with the translated sequence MAEGMKKKIILDCDPGHDDAIAIMLAAKYPIFDLLAITIVAGNQTLEKTARNAVHICSYLDIRDVPIAAGMAEPMIRKQVIADAIHGETGMDGPSFGEPTLELDTRHAVDLIIELLMNSEGDITLVPTGPLTNIGMAIRREPRIVPKIKEIILMGGAYQLGNVTPAAEFNIYADPDAAHVVVTCGRPIVMIGLDLTRQALVVKSMMDRIASLNNKASKLFIEIMSWVGGRQKEIYGWEGPPLHDPTTLIYLMDPSIIQTKPMHVAVELRSEACYGRTLCDYFGITGEKPNAEVAVKLDFAKFEDAVYETLKLYS
- a CDS encoding DUF4312 family protein, with amino-acid sequence MFHVWEQKIDIEGKGESKGAAFQQALSAMKRKLTQELPDVLLQIEPQNVEVLSAKETRYTERFLGLFFPRVRARYEVRVRIHIKIRAVKLDEIAFEQQTESLSPPQRILHLR
- a CDS encoding DUF4310 family protein; translation: METAKQGFWYSEWAFVWFVACLSSGIFAGTHLYYVYHVGAFNDIAIVALLEAGMKGGSYGAAAAFGASFLFARILEGPLVGILDIGGALQTGIGIGVPALMLGAGITAPLTSFPLALVTGAGLGALVGSVIIMIRKFTINAANSTFGADVMMGAGNAAGRYLGPLIVISAVMASIPVGIGATIGAGIFYYFKKPIAGGAIIGAMVLGAIFPIAAGS
- a CDS encoding PRD domain-containing protein, whose amino-acid sequence is MDRIERILHDIPAKTKADPDELEELRPMLHCLLAGSERIGLPLTDDRLLVIAIHLLGFARRRKQEESLPELEESMLDEVSPELAKLSRCTLRSYGELAEKAIDDAEVFYLTVHFEAARNQ
- a CDS encoding GNAT family N-acetyltransferase → MDIKKAKVKIVNIRAATERVHILGFASLYLPDNFIHNFFVHPDFLKRGVGHLLLDASIVQMNTPVRLKCLSENHNVMKFYEKNGWKKVVEEERLREKYWVMA